Proteins encoded together in one Corynebacterium liangguodongii window:
- a CDS encoding glutaredoxin family protein has product MVRATCGSCGRVARQIAPIVESAGASFELVDVDTDPALAIEFGDRVPVVVIDGDEFACWEVDDEALAAELAR; this is encoded by the coding sequence ATGGTGCGCGCCACCTGCGGCTCGTGTGGGCGTGTCGCGCGCCAGATCGCGCCTATTGTCGAATCTGCGGGCGCGAGCTTCGAGCTCGTTGATGTCGATACGGACCCGGCGCTCGCGATCGAGTTCGGCGATCGCGTCCCGGTCGTCGTTATCGATGGCGACGAGTTTGCGTGCTGGGAGGTTGACGACGAGGCCCTCGCCGCCGAGCTCGCACGCTAG
- a CDS encoding glutamyl-tRNA reductase produces MSVLVVGMSHRSAPVALLERLSMDDRVQSVTTTALVNQPSLSEAMIISTCNRLEVYAVTNSFHSGVEDVLEVLAETSGVEESELRTYLYVRYADAAAEHLMTVTSGLDSMVVGEQQIIGQVRESYQDAAERGTVGPGLHSLAQSALRTGKRVHTETDIDDAGASMVTLALDEAMAMMGIQDFSGTTALVLGAGAMASLAATHLGKRGVDRLIIANRTRSRAERVAEHAREAGVTAEVIDFDERVAALPRCDIAVSATASDEFTITAADITDITGPIMLADLSLPRDIDDAVVALEGVHLVNIESLGALQRESGGKDSRSLKAAQAIVAEEVSQFSSKQRVREVGPAVAQLRRAADEVTDSELARLRARLPHLDEDDFAQVSRALRRVVDKILHTPTVKIKELAAASETVSVETAIEELFGLGRSSVAIDAQRLPKLSEISDTPTAQREES; encoded by the coding sequence GTGAGTGTTCTCGTCGTAGGGATGTCCCATCGCTCGGCGCCAGTGGCTCTTCTCGAGCGGCTGAGCATGGACGATCGCGTCCAAAGTGTCACGACGACGGCGCTGGTTAACCAGCCATCCCTCTCCGAGGCGATGATCATCTCCACCTGCAACCGGCTCGAAGTCTACGCGGTGACCAACTCGTTCCACTCCGGGGTGGAAGATGTGCTCGAGGTCCTCGCCGAGACCTCCGGCGTGGAGGAGAGCGAGCTGCGTACCTACCTCTACGTGCGCTATGCCGACGCCGCCGCGGAGCACTTGATGACGGTGACCTCGGGGCTCGACTCCATGGTCGTGGGGGAGCAGCAGATCATCGGGCAGGTACGCGAGAGCTACCAGGACGCGGCCGAGCGCGGAACCGTCGGCCCCGGCCTGCACTCCCTGGCGCAATCGGCGCTGCGCACCGGCAAACGGGTGCACACGGAGACAGACATTGACGACGCCGGGGCCTCCATGGTCACACTCGCCCTCGACGAGGCGATGGCGATGATGGGCATTCAGGATTTCTCCGGCACGACCGCGCTCGTGCTCGGCGCCGGCGCGATGGCCTCGCTCGCCGCGACACACCTGGGCAAGAGGGGCGTGGACAGGCTCATCATCGCCAACCGCACCCGCTCCCGCGCCGAGCGCGTCGCGGAGCACGCCCGAGAGGCGGGAGTTACGGCCGAGGTCATCGACTTCGACGAGCGCGTGGCCGCGCTGCCGCGCTGTGACATCGCCGTCTCGGCGACCGCGAGCGACGAGTTCACCATCACCGCCGCGGACATCACGGACATCACCGGGCCCATCATGCTCGCAGACCTCTCGCTGCCGCGCGACATTGATGACGCGGTCGTCGCGCTCGAAGGGGTCCACCTCGTCAACATCGAGTCGCTCGGCGCCCTCCAGCGCGAGTCGGGAGGAAAGGACTCGCGCTCCCTCAAGGCCGCCCAGGCGATCGTCGCAGAGGAGGTCTCACAGTTCAGCTCCAAGCAGCGCGTGCGCGAGGTCGGCCCCGCGGTCGCGCAGCTGCGCCGGGCGGCGGACGAGGTCACCGATTCCGAGCTCGCGCGCTTGCGCGCGCGGCTCCCTCACCTCGACGAGGACGATTTCGCGCAGGTAAGCAGGGCGCTCCGCAGGGTCGTCGACAAGATCCTGCACACGCCGACCGTCAAGATCAAAGAGCTCGCGGCCGCCTCCGAGACCGTGAGCGTGGAAACCGCCATCGAGGAGCTCTTCGGGCTGGGGCGCAGCTCGGTGGCGATCGACGCGCAGCGGCTGCCGAAGCTCAGCGAGATATCCGATACCCCCACCGCACAACGAGAGGAGAGCTAA
- the hemC gene encoding hydroxymethylbilane synthase: MLTIGTRGSHLARTQAGHVRDALIANGHDAELRTVTTPGDISQAPVERIGVGVFTSALRDALFAGEVEVAVHSFKDLPTADEPRAHIVVPPREDNREALIARDGMGLADLPAGARVGTSAPRRVAQLKALRPDLDIRPLRGNIDSRLGRVESGELDAIVLAYAGLSRGGYGDRATQLFDVTELMPAPAQGALAVECRVDDAPTRAALDELFDATTALRVSAERQVLASLEAGCTAPVAAHAELNGGRLALTAGVFALDGSRQLVESAEADIAGDACLEQARSLGREIAGRLLEEGAARLMG; the protein is encoded by the coding sequence ATGCTCACAATTGGCACGCGCGGCTCCCACCTGGCCCGCACGCAAGCCGGCCACGTGCGCGACGCGCTCATCGCGAACGGGCACGACGCCGAACTTCGCACCGTCACCACCCCGGGCGATATCTCCCAAGCCCCGGTGGAGCGCATCGGCGTGGGCGTGTTCACCTCCGCGTTGCGCGACGCGCTCTTCGCCGGCGAGGTCGAGGTCGCCGTGCACTCCTTCAAAGACCTCCCCACGGCCGACGAGCCGCGGGCGCACATCGTGGTGCCTCCCCGCGAAGACAACCGGGAGGCCCTCATCGCCCGCGACGGCATGGGGCTTGCGGACCTGCCTGCGGGCGCGCGCGTGGGTACTTCGGCGCCGCGGCGCGTCGCGCAGCTCAAGGCGCTGCGCCCCGACCTGGACATCCGTCCCCTGCGCGGCAACATCGATTCGCGCCTCGGGCGGGTCGAATCCGGCGAGCTCGACGCCATCGTCCTGGCGTACGCGGGGCTCTCGCGCGGCGGCTACGGGGATCGCGCAACACAGCTTTTCGACGTCACAGAGCTCATGCCCGCCCCCGCCCAGGGCGCGCTGGCGGTGGAGTGCCGGGTCGATGATGCACCCACGCGCGCCGCGCTCGACGAGCTTTTCGACGCCACAACCGCCCTGCGGGTCAGCGCCGAGCGCCAGGTGCTCGCCTCCCTCGAGGCAGGGTGCACCGCGCCGGTCGCCGCGCACGCGGAGCTCAACGGCGGCCGCCTCGCGCTCACCGCAGGTGTCTTCGCCCTCGACGGCTCCCGCCAGCTCGTGGAATCCGCAGAGGCCGACATCGCCGGGGATGCTTGCCTCGAGCAGGCGCGCTCGCTCGGCCGCGAGATCGCCGGGCGCCTGCTCGAGGAGGGCGCGGCGCGGCTGATGGGCTAG
- a CDS encoding uroporphyrinogen-III synthase, which translates to MTLPSATPQPGKIIFVGAGPGNPDLLTIRAREVMEANSIAVVDPEVLQGVRDVVASKLPVPQAKLKAADERYEEMCAEARAAGARRKPPRPPEPTAAELTEAEAGSSEIVEILSRALAEAAASIERGEAGDGDVVRLVAGNPLTRDAVKEEISAVAAAGLEFHVVPGMSLPSTVPSFAGIALGSTFTEADLTNEPVDWDRLALAPQPLVLQALSAHLPVIAAELTARGFAPSTSLTVTTNGTTRLQRTFDATLETIGKIDADLDGNLVVTIGTAVDDRTKYSWWENRPLYGWRVLVPRAKEQAGPMNARLSAYGAIPQSVPTISMEPPRNPAQMDRAIKGIVEGRYQWIVFTSTNAVAAVWDKFEELGLDARSFAGVHLAAVGQKTADALRARGMVPELVPHRTKQNAHGLVEIFPEYVEDIDPVSRVLLPRADLGTDVLVDGLIDRGWEVDDVVAYRTVRAAPPPVEVRDMIKTGGFDAVCFTSASTVKNLVGIAGKPHQRTIIAAIGPMAAAEAREQGLRVDVVPEVSDVPSLVDALANHVAGLRAAGQLPPPRKKRRARRKAAEQ; encoded by the coding sequence ATGACTCTGCCCTCCGCCACGCCCCAGCCGGGGAAGATTATCTTCGTCGGCGCGGGCCCGGGCAACCCTGATCTTCTCACGATCCGCGCCCGGGAGGTGATGGAAGCCAATTCTATCGCCGTTGTCGACCCAGAAGTGCTTCAGGGGGTGCGCGACGTCGTTGCCTCGAAGCTCCCGGTGCCGCAGGCGAAGCTGAAGGCCGCCGACGAGCGCTACGAGGAGATGTGCGCCGAGGCCCGCGCCGCGGGGGCTCGCCGCAAGCCCCCGCGCCCGCCGGAGCCGACCGCCGCCGAGCTCACGGAGGCCGAGGCGGGTAGCAGCGAGATCGTAGAGATCCTCTCGCGCGCGCTCGCCGAGGCCGCCGCGTCGATCGAGCGCGGCGAGGCCGGTGACGGCGATGTGGTACGCCTGGTCGCCGGCAACCCCCTGACCCGCGACGCCGTGAAGGAAGAGATCTCCGCCGTGGCCGCCGCCGGTCTCGAGTTCCACGTCGTGCCGGGCATGTCGCTGCCGTCGACAGTGCCGTCGTTCGCGGGCATCGCGCTCGGGTCGACCTTCACCGAGGCCGACCTGACTAACGAGCCGGTCGATTGGGACCGCCTCGCGCTCGCCCCGCAGCCGCTGGTGCTGCAGGCGCTCTCGGCGCACCTGCCGGTGATTGCGGCCGAGCTCACCGCCCGCGGGTTCGCGCCGTCGACCTCGCTGACCGTGACCACGAACGGAACGACGCGCCTGCAGCGCACCTTCGACGCCACGCTAGAGACCATCGGCAAGATCGACGCGGACCTCGACGGCAACCTCGTGGTCACCATCGGCACCGCCGTCGATGACCGCACGAAGTACTCCTGGTGGGAAAACCGCCCGCTCTACGGCTGGCGCGTGCTCGTGCCGCGCGCGAAGGAGCAGGCCGGGCCGATGAACGCGCGCCTGTCCGCCTACGGCGCGATCCCGCAGTCGGTGCCCACTATTTCCATGGAGCCGCCGCGCAACCCTGCGCAGATGGACCGCGCGATCAAGGGCATCGTCGAGGGCCGCTACCAGTGGATCGTCTTTACCTCCACCAACGCGGTGGCCGCGGTGTGGGACAAGTTCGAAGAGCTCGGCTTGGACGCGCGCTCGTTTGCCGGGGTGCACCTCGCCGCGGTGGGGCAGAAGACCGCCGACGCGCTGCGCGCCCGCGGTATGGTCCCGGAACTCGTGCCGCACCGCACGAAGCAAAACGCCCACGGCCTCGTCGAGATCTTCCCTGAGTACGTCGAGGATATCGACCCGGTCTCCCGGGTGCTCCTGCCGCGCGCGGACCTGGGCACGGACGTGCTTGTCGACGGCCTCATTGACCGCGGCTGGGAGGTCGACGACGTGGTTGCCTACCGCACCGTGCGCGCCGCGCCGCCGCCGGTGGAGGTGCGCGACATGATCAAGACCGGCGGGTTCGACGCGGTGTGCTTCACCTCCGCATCGACGGTGAAGAACCTCGTCGGCATCGCGGGCAAGCCCCACCAGCGCACCATCATCGCCGCGATCGGCCCGATGGCCGCGGCCGAGGCGCGCGAGCAGGGCCTGCGCGTCGACGTCGTCCCGGAGGTCTCCGACGTTCCCTCGCTTGTTGACGCACTGGCCAACCACGTCGCCGGGCTGCGCGCCGCGGGGCAGCTCCCGCCCCCGCGCAAGAAGCGTCGGGCCCGCCGCAAGGCCGCCGAACAGTAG
- a CDS encoding HAD family hydrolase, with protein MSADHPHSPRREFLAQWSASHGNLRRFLEDRAMRPLGDDAQRAAGEAAAAAAISETFGMTMEDFALGVDSVGGAFASAGAARLNQPDPDIPQDAEAAAFFDIDNTLIQGSSLVLLGRGLAKRRLITLGELLPGLTKQLRYRILGAERTSDIASGREHALGLARGKKVSDLLDLADDIVEHQILSRAFEATIELAQMHLAAGQQVWLVSATPVQIGQALAKRLGFTGALGTVAEAEDGVFTGRLVGDILHGPGKRHAVAALAAIQQLDLGLCTAYSDSINDIPMLSMVGTPVAINPDRALRKHAQNNGWEIRDYRSVRKVALPASIIMAAAAIAAGARAAMQRRG; from the coding sequence ATGAGCGCGGATCATCCCCACTCGCCGCGGAGGGAGTTCCTTGCCCAGTGGTCTGCGTCCCACGGCAACCTCCGCCGTTTCTTGGAGGATCGCGCGATGCGCCCGCTTGGCGACGACGCCCAACGCGCCGCCGGCGAGGCCGCAGCCGCCGCCGCAATCTCCGAGACCTTTGGGATGACCATGGAGGATTTCGCGCTCGGCGTCGACTCCGTCGGCGGGGCCTTTGCCTCCGCCGGCGCGGCGCGGCTTAACCAGCCGGACCCTGATATCCCCCAAGACGCCGAGGCCGCCGCGTTCTTTGACATCGACAACACCTTGATCCAAGGCTCCTCCCTCGTGCTACTTGGACGTGGCCTGGCCAAGCGCCGCCTGATCACCCTGGGCGAGCTCCTCCCCGGCCTGACCAAGCAGTTGCGCTACCGTATCCTCGGCGCCGAACGTACCTCCGACATCGCCAGCGGCCGGGAGCACGCGCTCGGCCTGGCGCGCGGAAAGAAGGTCTCCGACCTGCTCGATCTTGCCGACGACATCGTCGAACACCAGATCCTCTCCCGTGCCTTCGAGGCCACCATCGAGCTGGCCCAAATGCACCTCGCCGCCGGCCAGCAGGTCTGGCTCGTCTCCGCCACCCCAGTCCAGATCGGTCAGGCCCTAGCGAAGCGGCTCGGCTTCACTGGTGCGCTGGGCACGGTCGCCGAAGCGGAAGACGGGGTCTTCACCGGCCGGCTCGTCGGCGACATCCTGCATGGTCCAGGCAAGCGCCACGCAGTGGCCGCGCTCGCCGCAATCCAGCAGCTCGACCTAGGCCTGTGCACGGCCTACTCCGACAGTATCAACGACATCCCCATGCTCTCCATGGTGGGAACACCAGTGGCCATCAATCCCGACCGTGCACTGCGCAAGCACGCGCAGAACAACGGATGGGAAATCCGCGACTACCGCTCTGTGCGCAAAGTCGCTCTGCCCGCCTCAATCATCATG
- the hemB gene encoding porphobilinogen synthase yields the protein MSSSNLPYRPRRLRSTPAIRDLVAQTRLSPADLIYPMFLADGIAEPREIASMPGQYQHTLDSLKATAEHALEAGVRCIDLFGVPRDEDKDAEGSAAWAEEGVLNRGIRALREEFGDDLIVMADTCLDEFTDHGHCGVVGVDKQGSSVVLNDATVALYEKMALAQARAGAHIVSPSGMMDGQVGAIRGALDAEGYTGVAIMAYSAKYASAFFGPFRDAVGSSLTGDRRTYQQDPANARESLREARLDIEEGADFVMVKPAMAYLDIVGAIAAFSPVPVAAYQVSGEYAMIKAAGANGWVDEDAVMLESLTSIKRAGAEQILTYFAIDAARALR from the coding sequence GTGTCTAGCTCAAATCTGCCCTACCGTCCCCGCCGACTGCGCTCCACCCCCGCCATCCGCGACCTGGTCGCGCAGACGCGGCTTTCCCCGGCCGACCTCATCTACCCGATGTTCCTCGCCGACGGAATCGCCGAGCCCCGCGAGATCGCCTCCATGCCGGGCCAGTACCAGCACACTCTCGATTCGCTCAAGGCCACCGCGGAGCATGCACTTGAGGCGGGGGTGCGCTGCATCGACCTCTTCGGCGTGCCGCGCGACGAAGACAAAGACGCAGAAGGCTCCGCGGCCTGGGCCGAGGAGGGCGTGCTCAACCGGGGCATCCGCGCCCTGCGCGAGGAGTTCGGCGACGACCTGATCGTCATGGCCGATACGTGCCTGGACGAATTCACGGACCACGGGCACTGCGGTGTCGTGGGCGTCGACAAGCAAGGCTCATCCGTTGTGCTTAACGACGCCACAGTGGCCCTCTACGAAAAGATGGCGCTCGCCCAGGCCCGCGCCGGGGCGCACATCGTCAGCCCCTCGGGCATGATGGACGGCCAGGTCGGCGCGATCCGCGGGGCCCTCGACGCCGAGGGCTATACCGGGGTGGCGATCATGGCGTACTCCGCGAAGTACGCCTCCGCCTTCTTCGGCCCCTTCCGCGACGCGGTCGGCTCCAGCCTCACCGGCGACCGCCGCACCTACCAGCAAGACCCGGCCAACGCCCGCGAATCCCTGCGCGAGGCCCGCCTCGACATCGAGGAGGGCGCGGACTTCGTCATGGTCAAACCCGCGATGGCCTACCTCGACATCGTGGGGGCAATCGCCGCGTTTTCCCCCGTCCCCGTGGCGGCCTACCAGGTCTCCGGGGAGTACGCGATGATCAAGGCGGCAGGAGCCAACGGGTGGGTTGACGAGGACGCCGTGATGCTTGAATCGCTGACCTCCATCAAGCGCGCGGGGGCAGAGCAGATCCTCACCTACTTCGCCATCGACGCGGCGAGGGCCCTGCGATGA
- a CDS encoding heavy metal translocating P-type ATPase — MEELAGDELERSIIEARRAAISAGFDPDTPHELGDDAENTTRTSYAFLLSGIEDAPQLREIEEALERLEGVSARLVYPTATAWVTAPESLNPAEITAVIAEFGVTAQMSDSTLRRRAVGRRAVGHPMPRRGTRRVAGRMSGRMRRLRKHEEASLSQKRAAGFMRGEVERPATSQSDVLFTARDLVTPVRMWVAVALSAPVVALSYIPALQFGGWQWLCLALATPVALWCAWPFHRAMAGGVRRGISALDGASSIAVLSSYLWALGALVFTSAGDIGWTSSGNWLPVMHGEDIELFLDVTCGVTALLLIGRYNAVRVRSYLLEDMEYRRPDPNREYRVIRRPRGVGKAIEEAIPASELNRGDDVIVHPGDVIPVDGDVVGGSCRLHRPLIDAREPQTVKVGSRVFSGDTIQEGQVKVRVARTGHATRWAAVHKWVEDASRRENLATMLSTRSASLLIPAAYFIAGADFLLWLLITGDANAAFSTALAILAVVAPVALAISPALALRLGIEAAARNGILMRDGHTFRVLEATDTAVFNRVGALVKPEMFVETVTAERGEDSDIVLRVASVLAVESDSPMAKALVKAARESRDTRSKDAMLPTWIELSNEVDSADGEFSGRLTLTFEEDNGEEHTEVIDASLWRPTELSQLRGRLAVAATSGGTPIVVRWKGRDRGVITFYDPAKDDAIDAVERLEDLGVETVMLTRDTYPVARRFADFLGVTNVLAGVRAADKPGAVRALHTQGATVAMVGDHTMMEVLKVADVGILYANDKAIDSRLSKVEDNAEVVLLRDDVMAIPQLIALSRRVCGIIDANMLFAWAYNIVAIVLAVAGVLPPMGATLLMLGSTLIIEALSARARRFPL, encoded by the coding sequence GTGGAGGAGCTAGCGGGAGACGAGCTGGAGCGCTCGATCATTGAGGCGCGCCGGGCGGCGATCAGCGCGGGGTTCGATCCGGATACCCCGCACGAGCTTGGCGACGACGCAGAGAACACCACACGCACCTCGTATGCCTTCCTGCTCTCCGGCATCGAAGACGCACCCCAGCTGCGCGAGATCGAGGAGGCGCTCGAGCGCCTCGAGGGGGTCTCGGCCCGCCTCGTCTACCCCACCGCCACGGCCTGGGTGACAGCCCCGGAGTCGCTGAACCCGGCAGAGATCACCGCGGTGATCGCGGAATTCGGGGTGACCGCGCAGATGTCCGATTCGACGCTGCGCCGCCGCGCTGTGGGGCGCCGAGCGGTCGGCCACCCGATGCCGCGGCGCGGCACGCGGCGGGTGGCGGGCCGAATGTCGGGGCGCATGCGCCGGCTGCGCAAGCACGAGGAGGCCTCCCTGAGCCAAAAGCGCGCCGCCGGCTTCATGCGGGGCGAGGTCGAGCGCCCCGCCACCTCTCAGTCCGACGTGCTCTTTACCGCTCGCGACCTGGTCACCCCGGTGCGGATGTGGGTGGCGGTGGCCTTGAGCGCGCCGGTGGTGGCCCTCAGCTACATACCGGCGCTGCAGTTCGGGGGCTGGCAGTGGCTCTGCCTCGCGCTCGCGACCCCGGTCGCGCTGTGGTGCGCGTGGCCTTTCCACCGCGCGATGGCCGGCGGGGTGCGCCGCGGGATCTCGGCGCTTGACGGCGCGAGCTCGATCGCGGTGCTCAGTTCCTACCTGTGGGCGCTGGGGGCTTTGGTCTTTACCAGTGCCGGCGATATCGGCTGGACCTCGAGCGGGAATTGGCTGCCCGTGATGCACGGCGAGGACATAGAGTTGTTCCTCGACGTGACCTGCGGGGTGACGGCGCTGCTGCTCATCGGCCGCTACAACGCGGTGCGGGTGCGTTCCTACCTGCTCGAAGACATGGAGTACCGCCGCCCCGACCCGAACCGGGAGTATAGGGTGATCCGCCGCCCGCGCGGGGTGGGCAAGGCCATCGAGGAGGCCATCCCCGCCTCCGAGCTCAACCGGGGCGACGACGTGATTGTGCACCCGGGCGATGTGATCCCCGTCGACGGCGACGTCGTGGGCGGCTCGTGCCGGCTCCACCGCCCGCTTATCGACGCCAGGGAGCCCCAAACGGTCAAGGTCGGCTCCCGGGTGTTTTCCGGCGATACCATCCAGGAGGGGCAGGTCAAGGTGCGCGTGGCCCGCACGGGTCACGCGACCCGCTGGGCCGCGGTGCACAAGTGGGTAGAGGATGCCTCGCGGCGCGAGAACCTGGCGACAATGCTCTCGACCCGCTCGGCGAGCCTGCTCATCCCCGCGGCCTACTTCATCGCGGGGGCCGACTTCTTGCTGTGGTTGCTCATCACCGGCGATGCCAACGCCGCGTTTTCCACAGCGTTGGCGATCCTCGCGGTCGTCGCACCGGTGGCGCTGGCGATCTCCCCGGCGCTGGCGTTGCGCCTCGGTATCGAGGCCGCGGCCCGCAACGGCATCCTCATGCGCGACGGGCACACGTTCCGCGTGCTGGAGGCGACTGACACCGCGGTGTTCAACCGCGTGGGCGCCCTCGTGAAACCGGAGATGTTCGTCGAGACGGTCACCGCCGAGCGCGGCGAGGACTCCGACATCGTCTTACGCGTTGCCTCCGTCCTCGCTGTGGAGTCGGACAGCCCGATGGCGAAGGCGCTGGTGAAGGCGGCGCGCGAGTCGCGCGACACCCGATCGAAGGACGCGATGCTGCCGACCTGGATCGAGCTGAGCAACGAGGTCGACAGCGCCGACGGGGAGTTCTCCGGCCGCCTCACGCTGACCTTCGAGGAGGACAACGGCGAGGAACACACGGAGGTCATCGACGCTTCTCTGTGGCGCCCGACGGAACTCTCGCAGCTGCGAGGCCGCCTCGCGGTCGCCGCCACGAGCGGCGGCACCCCGATCGTGGTGCGCTGGAAGGGCAGGGACCGCGGGGTGATCACCTTCTACGACCCGGCGAAGGACGACGCGATTGACGCGGTGGAGCGACTCGAGGACCTCGGGGTGGAAACGGTCATGCTCACGCGCGATACCTACCCGGTGGCGCGGCGTTTCGCGGACTTCCTGGGGGTGACCAACGTCCTGGCCGGGGTGCGCGCCGCCGACAAGCCCGGTGCCGTGCGCGCGCTGCACACCCAGGGCGCGACGGTGGCGATGGTGGGAGATCACACCATGATGGAGGTGTTAAAAGTCGCCGACGTCGGCATCCTCTACGCCAACGACAAGGCGATTGATTCGCGGCTGAGCAAGGTCGAGGACAACGCCGAGGTCGTGCTCCTGCGTGACGACGTCATGGCGATCCCCCAGCTCATCGCGCTCTCGCGTCGGGTCTGCGGCATCATCGACGCGAACATGCTCTTCGCCTGGGCCTACAACATCGTCGCAATCGTGCTGGCGGTCGCCGGCGTGTTGCCTCCGATGGGGGCGACTCTGCTCATGCTCGGCAGCACTCTCATCATCGAGGCACTCTCCGCCAGGGCGCGCCGTTTCCCTCTGTAG
- the hemE gene encoding uroporphyrinogen decarboxylase: MTRRALPDAPLIAAAAGRRPSRTPVWFMRQAGRSLPEYRKVREGIPMLQSCFMPELLAEITLQPVRRHDVDAAILFSDIVVPLKAAGVEVEIVPGRGPVVAQPVRGRGDVDKLPVLGRDITEVAEGIRIILGELNETQALIGFVGAPFTLASYLVEGGPSKNHEKTKAMMHADPETWHALMAKLVPTITAFLRTQVDAGIDAMQLFDSWAGFLSERDYREHVLPYSTEILQGVAGEIPRIHFGVSTGELLGAMSEAGSEVMGVDWRVPLDAAAARFASPRVLQGNLDPAMLFAGRDVVRGEVSRIKAEAARAIEAGNATGHIFNLGHGVLPATDPGAITEAVAIIHEES; encoded by the coding sequence ATGACTAGACGCGCGCTCCCCGACGCCCCCTTGATCGCCGCCGCAGCCGGGCGCCGCCCTTCGCGCACCCCGGTGTGGTTCATGCGCCAGGCGGGCCGCTCCCTGCCCGAGTACCGCAAGGTGCGCGAGGGAATCCCGATGCTTCAGTCCTGCTTCATGCCCGAGCTGCTCGCCGAGATCACCCTGCAGCCGGTGCGCCGGCACGACGTCGACGCCGCGATCTTGTTCTCCGACATTGTCGTCCCGCTCAAGGCAGCCGGCGTCGAGGTGGAGATCGTGCCGGGGAGAGGGCCGGTTGTGGCACAGCCGGTGCGGGGGAGGGGGGACGTCGATAAGCTGCCCGTGCTCGGACGAGACATCACCGAGGTCGCAGAGGGAATCCGCATCATCCTCGGCGAGCTCAACGAGACCCAGGCCCTGATCGGTTTCGTCGGCGCGCCGTTTACCCTGGCGAGCTACCTCGTGGAGGGCGGGCCGTCGAAGAACCACGAGAAGACCAAGGCGATGATGCACGCCGACCCGGAGACCTGGCACGCGCTCATGGCCAAGCTGGTGCCCACCATTACGGCGTTTCTGCGCACGCAGGTCGACGCCGGGATCGATGCGATGCAGCTGTTCGACTCGTGGGCGGGGTTCTTGTCCGAGCGCGACTACCGGGAGCACGTCTTGCCGTACTCGACCGAGATCCTACAAGGCGTGGCCGGCGAGATCCCGCGCATTCACTTCGGCGTGAGCACCGGCGAGCTGCTCGGCGCGATGAGCGAGGCGGGCAGCGAGGTGATGGGCGTGGACTGGCGCGTGCCGCTCGATGCCGCCGCCGCTCGCTTCGCCTCCCCACGGGTGCTGCAGGGCAACCTCGACCCGGCCATGCTTTTTGCCGGGCGCGATGTGGTGCGCGGCGAGGTTAGCCGCATCAAGGCGGAGGCGGCGCGCGCGATCGAGGCGGGCAACGCCACCGGGCACATCTTCAACCTCGGCCACGGGGTGCTGCCCGCCACCGACCCGGGCGCGATCACCGAGGCTGTCGCGATTATCCACGAGGAGAGCTAA